Proteins from one Arthrobacter sp. DNA4 genomic window:
- a CDS encoding Gfo/Idh/MocA family protein has protein sequence MAAPADRPLGVGILGAGPVTQAIHLPALARLRDILEVRHIMDVDPDVASSVAARVRAASSTSLEALLADPGVDIVAICSPHQFHADQVIAACRAGKKAVLCEKPFAMNSDEAARIAEVSAGTGVPIVVGAMHTFDPGWLAAEQNWGDLPAQAHTIRSSIVLPPNARFEDFATEIITRPAPGIPDYSDVEVIKAMMQGGIMGLAIHDLPLVRRFTPDFGEIEVLQALHVRPSGYAVSLRTPTRVIELRAVMNSTWKPEWTFEAIGDDSALRIDFTPSYVQAGSAVATFSRGSETSTFGPYGHNGYEGEWRELAELARGTRPVPSAQALIDDLTFALAISSATTETAGASA, from the coding sequence ATCGCAGCGCCAGCAGACCGGCCCCTCGGCGTCGGCATCCTCGGCGCCGGGCCCGTCACCCAGGCCATTCACCTTCCGGCCCTGGCGCGGCTCCGGGACATCCTGGAAGTACGGCACATCATGGACGTGGACCCCGACGTGGCCTCTTCGGTGGCGGCCCGGGTCCGGGCCGCATCCAGCACCAGCCTGGAGGCCCTGCTGGCTGACCCCGGCGTGGACATCGTGGCGATCTGCAGCCCCCATCAGTTCCACGCGGACCAGGTCATTGCCGCCTGCCGGGCCGGCAAAAAAGCCGTCCTCTGCGAGAAGCCCTTCGCGATGAACAGCGACGAGGCAGCCAGGATCGCCGAGGTCAGCGCCGGGACGGGGGTGCCGATCGTGGTGGGGGCCATGCATACGTTCGACCCCGGCTGGCTCGCGGCGGAACAGAACTGGGGCGACCTTCCCGCGCAGGCACACACCATCCGCTCCTCCATCGTCCTCCCGCCGAACGCCCGCTTCGAAGACTTCGCCACCGAGATCATTACCCGCCCTGCCCCCGGCATACCCGATTACTCGGACGTCGAGGTCATCAAGGCCATGATGCAGGGCGGCATCATGGGCCTGGCCATCCACGACCTGCCCCTGGTGCGGCGCTTCACGCCGGACTTCGGCGAGATCGAGGTACTCCAGGCGCTGCACGTCCGGCCGTCCGGCTACGCCGTCTCACTCCGCACCCCCACCCGCGTCATCGAACTGCGTGCCGTCATGAACAGCACCTGGAAGCCCGAGTGGACCTTCGAGGCCATCGGCGACGACTCCGCACTCCGCATCGACTTCACGCCCTCCTACGTCCAGGCCGGCTCCGCCGTCGCCACCTTCTCCCGGGGCAGCGAAACCAGCACCTTCGGCCCGTACGGCCACAACGGCTACGAAGGCGAGTGGCGTGAACTGGCTGAACTGGCCCGCGGAACGCGCCCGGTCCCCTCGGCCCAGGCCCTGATCGACGACCTCACGTTCGCCCTGGCCATCTCCTCGGCCACCACGGAAACGGCAGGAGCCAGCGCATGA
- a CDS encoding ROK family transcriptional regulator, producing the protein MTSATGRQAGKDSDVGSLSRAGDLFQLLRDGRARTRAELALSTGLARSTVASRIDALMLSGLVGPAGEALSSGGRPPSRFAFNPSARLVLAVDVGATHVIVAVTDLGGKILAENRLAQQVAEGPEAVLDQVVAQGKELLASAGRSVAELAGIGIGLPGPVEHDTGKPVKPPIMPGWDGFDVVSYVQRSLPVHVLVDNDVNIMALGEQSAHWPEHNNFFFVKVATGVGSGIISNGELQRGANGTAGDLGHVQVARGADILCACGNYGCLEALASGPAVVHSLRDQGLDVAKGADVLRLAADGNLQAIQALRQAGRDIGEVLATVVNLLNPSVIVVGGSMGETGEHLVAGIREVVYRRSPPLATSHLRINVSRAGSQAAVLGASQLVTQYVLSPAVIEATLAGAIAG; encoded by the coding sequence ATGACTTCAGCGACGGGCAGGCAGGCCGGAAAAGACTCCGACGTCGGCAGCCTGTCGCGGGCAGGGGATCTTTTCCAGTTACTGCGTGACGGCAGGGCCCGCACCCGCGCCGAACTTGCCCTCAGTACGGGACTCGCCCGTTCCACGGTCGCCTCGCGGATCGACGCCCTCATGCTGTCCGGCCTGGTGGGCCCGGCAGGGGAGGCGCTCTCCAGCGGCGGCAGGCCGCCGTCGCGCTTTGCCTTCAACCCGTCCGCCCGCCTGGTCCTGGCCGTGGACGTGGGGGCCACGCACGTCATCGTCGCGGTCACCGACCTCGGCGGGAAAATCCTGGCCGAGAACCGGCTGGCGCAGCAGGTGGCAGAGGGACCGGAAGCCGTGCTGGACCAGGTGGTGGCGCAGGGCAAGGAGCTGCTGGCCTCCGCTGGCCGGAGCGTTGCGGAACTTGCCGGCATCGGCATCGGCCTGCCCGGGCCCGTGGAACACGACACCGGCAAGCCGGTCAAGCCGCCCATCATGCCCGGCTGGGACGGGTTCGACGTGGTCAGCTATGTACAGCGTTCCCTGCCCGTGCACGTGCTGGTGGACAACGATGTGAACATCATGGCCCTGGGGGAACAGTCCGCCCATTGGCCCGAGCACAACAACTTCTTCTTCGTGAAGGTGGCCACCGGGGTCGGCTCCGGCATCATCAGCAACGGCGAACTCCAGCGCGGCGCCAACGGCACGGCAGGCGATCTGGGCCACGTCCAGGTGGCGCGGGGAGCGGATATCCTGTGCGCCTGTGGAAACTACGGGTGCCTGGAAGCGCTGGCGTCCGGTCCCGCCGTCGTGCATTCCCTCCGGGACCAGGGGCTGGACGTGGCCAAGGGCGCCGACGTGCTCCGGCTCGCCGCCGACGGCAACCTGCAGGCCATCCAGGCGCTGCGCCAGGCCGGACGGGACATCGGCGAGGTGCTGGCCACCGTGGTCAACCTGCTCAACCCGTCCGTTATCGTGGTGGGCGGCAGCATGGGCGAGACGGGGGAGCACCTGGTGGCCGGCATCCGCGAGGTGGTGTACCGGCGCTCGCCGCCCCTGGCCACCTCGCACCTGCGCATCAATGTCTCCCGCGCCGGAAGCCAGGCCGCCGTGCTCGGGGCAAGCCAGCTGGTCACCCAGTACGTGCTCTCGCCCGCCGTCATCGAAGCCACCCTGGCGGGCGCCATCGCCGGGTGA
- the treS gene encoding maltose alpha-D-glucosyltransferase produces the protein MREPGTSERTSEADAAAAGNAEVEEGAAEPSPDLEVTFDEQFFAARPKALRPIARRRQFVGSRPSFEFDGRNAAYVEWLRNQAMLGDANTLARQLSGQASMWQNSYAHPNPRAAVERASVWFTAYPLSFITRTGQSFLSALGDPEMWKAFREIGIRGIHTGPVKLAGGISGWSHTPSVDGHFDRISMAIDPVFGTEEEFRSMCEVAAEHEGTVIDDIVPGHTGKGADFRLAEMNFRDYPGIYHMVDIPEEDWNLLPDVPEGADSVNLSPDSEQALQKAGYIIGRLQRVIFYEPGVKETNWSATRPIVDTTGKTRRWVYLHYFKAGQPSINWLDPTFAGMRLVVGDALHSLVDLGTGALRLDANGFLGVEKSAEEQPGWSEGHPLSEAANQLIGSMIRKVGGFSFQELNLTIDDIKATSEAGPDLSYDFITRPAYHYSLVTADTEFLRLTLRLSMEIGVDQASLVHALQNHDELTYELLHFAAGHRDEMFELNGEELTGAQLAENVQQTLRDRLTGENAPYNAVFTTNGIACTTVSFIMAALGIKDPATVTPEQEAQIRDVHLLLAMYNALQPGVFALSGWDLTGIMALDRSSVRELTSQGDTRWINRGAHDLMGTSPDATNSSAGMPRARSLYGSLPDQLQDQDSFARRLQRILAVREENGIATGTLLDVPEVSNRAALVLVNRLKDGALQVTALNFSGQDIAGSIQSNELPSGANVQDLFSGETVGQVDDLHSFFLELPAYGGTALLLTEAPEPEAEA, from the coding sequence ATGCGGGAGCCGGGCACCAGCGAGCGTACTTCAGAAGCGGATGCAGCCGCCGCGGGCAATGCGGAAGTGGAAGAGGGCGCTGCGGAGCCGTCACCGGACCTGGAGGTTACTTTCGACGAGCAGTTCTTCGCTGCCCGGCCCAAGGCACTTCGGCCCATCGCGCGCCGGCGGCAGTTCGTGGGCAGCAGGCCGTCCTTCGAATTCGACGGGCGGAACGCCGCGTATGTGGAGTGGCTGCGCAACCAGGCCATGCTCGGGGATGCGAATACGCTGGCGCGGCAGCTGTCCGGCCAGGCCAGCATGTGGCAGAACTCGTATGCCCATCCCAACCCGCGGGCCGCCGTCGAACGCGCCTCCGTATGGTTTACCGCCTACCCGCTGTCCTTCATCACCCGGACCGGCCAGTCCTTCCTCTCCGCCCTGGGCGACCCCGAGATGTGGAAGGCTTTCCGCGAAATCGGTATCCGCGGGATCCACACCGGACCGGTGAAGCTCGCCGGCGGCATCAGCGGCTGGTCCCACACGCCCAGCGTTGACGGCCACTTTGACCGCATCAGTATGGCGATCGATCCGGTCTTCGGCACCGAAGAAGAGTTCCGCAGCATGTGCGAGGTCGCGGCTGAGCACGAGGGCACGGTGATCGATGACATCGTCCCCGGCCACACCGGCAAGGGCGCAGACTTCCGCCTGGCCGAGATGAACTTCCGGGACTACCCCGGGATCTACCACATGGTGGACATCCCGGAAGAGGACTGGAACCTGCTCCCGGACGTCCCGGAGGGTGCGGACTCGGTCAACCTCAGCCCCGACTCCGAACAGGCCCTGCAGAAGGCCGGCTACATCATCGGCCGCCTGCAGCGGGTCATCTTCTACGAGCCGGGGGTCAAGGAGACGAACTGGAGCGCCACGCGGCCCATCGTGGATACCACGGGCAAAACCCGCCGCTGGGTCTACCTGCACTACTTCAAGGCCGGCCAGCCCTCCATCAACTGGCTTGACCCCACGTTCGCCGGCATGCGCCTGGTGGTGGGCGATGCCCTGCACTCGCTGGTGGACCTGGGCACAGGGGCGCTCCGCCTCGACGCCAACGGCTTCCTGGGCGTCGAGAAGAGCGCCGAGGAGCAGCCCGGCTGGTCCGAGGGGCACCCGCTGTCCGAGGCCGCCAACCAGCTCATCGGCTCCATGATCCGCAAAGTGGGCGGGTTCTCCTTCCAGGAGCTGAACCTGACCATCGATGACATCAAGGCAACCTCGGAGGCCGGGCCGGACCTTTCCTACGACTTCATCACCCGGCCGGCCTACCACTACTCCCTCGTGACGGCCGATACCGAGTTCCTGCGGCTGACCCTCCGCCTGTCCATGGAAATCGGGGTGGACCAGGCCTCGCTGGTGCACGCGCTGCAGAACCATGACGAACTCACCTACGAGCTGCTGCACTTCGCTGCCGGACACCGGGACGAGATGTTCGAGCTCAACGGCGAGGAACTCACCGGCGCCCAGCTGGCCGAGAATGTGCAGCAGACCCTGCGGGACCGGCTCACCGGGGAGAATGCGCCGTACAACGCCGTGTTCACCACCAACGGCATTGCCTGCACCACGGTCAGCTTCATCATGGCGGCCCTGGGAATCAAGGACCCGGCCACTGTAACTCCGGAACAGGAGGCGCAGATCCGGGACGTCCACCTGCTCCTGGCCATGTACAACGCACTCCAGCCCGGCGTCTTTGCCCTGTCCGGCTGGGACCTGACCGGCATCATGGCCCTGGACCGCAGCAGCGTCCGCGAACTCACGTCCCAGGGCGATACGCGCTGGATCAACCGGGGCGCGCACGACCTCATGGGGACCAGCCCGGACGCCACCAACTCGTCGGCCGGGATGCCGCGGGCCCGCAGCCTGTACGGCTCGCTGCCGGACCAGCTGCAGGACCAGGACTCCTTTGCCCGCCGCCTCCAGCGGATCCTCGCTGTCCGGGAAGAAAACGGGATCGCCACGGGCACCCTGCTGGACGTGCCCGAGGTCTCCAACCGCGCCGCGCTGGTGCTGGTCAACCGGTTGAAGGACGGGGCCCTGCAGGTGACCGCGCTGAACTTCTCGGGGCAGGACATCGCCGGCAGCATCCAGTCCAACGAGCTGCCGTCCGGGGCCAACGTCCAGGACCTGTTCAGCGGCGAAACCGTGGGACAGGTGGATGACCTGCACAGCTTCTTCCTGGAGCTGCCCGCCTATGGCGGAACCGCGCTGCTTTTGACTGAGGCGCCGGAGCCCGAAGCGGAGGCGTAA
- a CDS encoding uracil-xanthine permease family protein codes for MSMLGIKWKLHGTGKTIKPGQVVAPDERLAWPLTIGVGMQHVVAMFGATFLVPIITGMPPATTLFFSGIGTLLFLVITKGRVPSYLGSSFAFIAPITASQAQFGIPGALGGVVLAGATLALVGAVVQKFGAGWINRLMPPIVTGAIVALIGLNLAPAAKQNFDAAPITALVTLVTIILVSVLFRGILGRLSILVGVVVGYLVAMLRGEVKYDKMDAAAWIGLPHFQTPEFHIGVLGLFVPVVLVLVAENIGHVKSVAAMTGQNLDGVSGRALMADGAATVLAGFGGGSGTTTYAENIGVMAATKVYSTAAYWVAGMFAILLSFSPKFGELIATVPAGVLGGAATMLYGMIGILGVKIWVQSKVNFSNPVNLTTAAVALIIGIADYTWTIGDLKFTGIALGSAAALVIYHGMKAIAKARGTVAEPETEQGVLPPAVKSALNAAAKRGPRKR; via the coding sequence ATGAGCATGCTCGGAATCAAATGGAAGCTGCACGGCACCGGTAAAACCATCAAGCCCGGCCAGGTGGTGGCCCCTGATGAGCGGCTGGCGTGGCCGTTGACCATCGGAGTGGGAATGCAGCACGTGGTGGCCATGTTCGGCGCCACCTTCCTGGTTCCCATCATTACCGGGATGCCGCCTGCCACCACCCTGTTCTTCTCGGGCATCGGGACGCTGCTGTTCCTGGTGATCACCAAGGGCCGGGTGCCCAGCTACCTGGGCTCAAGCTTTGCGTTCATCGCCCCCATCACCGCCTCGCAGGCGCAGTTCGGGATCCCCGGAGCCCTGGGCGGCGTGGTCCTCGCCGGCGCCACGCTGGCCCTGGTGGGTGCGGTGGTGCAGAAGTTCGGCGCCGGCTGGATCAACCGGCTGATGCCACCCATCGTCACCGGTGCCATTGTGGCGCTGATCGGGCTGAACCTGGCCCCCGCCGCGAAGCAGAACTTCGATGCCGCCCCCATCACCGCCCTGGTCACGCTGGTCACCATCATCCTGGTCAGCGTCCTGTTCCGCGGAATCCTTGGCCGGCTCAGCATCCTGGTGGGCGTGGTGGTGGGCTACCTGGTGGCCATGCTCCGCGGCGAGGTGAAGTACGACAAGATGGACGCCGCAGCCTGGATCGGCCTGCCGCACTTCCAGACCCCCGAGTTCCATATCGGCGTCCTGGGGCTGTTCGTCCCCGTGGTTTTGGTGCTGGTGGCGGAGAACATCGGCCACGTGAAATCGGTCGCCGCCATGACGGGCCAGAACCTCGACGGCGTCTCCGGACGCGCGCTGATGGCGGACGGCGCCGCCACCGTTCTGGCCGGCTTCGGCGGCGGCTCGGGCACCACCACCTACGCGGAGAACATCGGCGTCATGGCTGCCACCAAGGTGTATTCGACGGCGGCCTACTGGGTTGCAGGCATGTTCGCCATCCTGCTCAGCTTCTCACCGAAGTTCGGCGAGCTGATTGCCACCGTCCCGGCCGGCGTGCTGGGCGGCGCGGCCACCATGCTGTACGGCATGATCGGCATCCTGGGCGTGAAGATCTGGGTGCAGAGCAAGGTGAACTTCTCGAACCCCGTTAACCTGACCACGGCCGCCGTCGCCCTGATCATCGGCATCGCCGACTACACCTGGACCATCGGGGATCTTAAGTTCACCGGCATTGCCCTGGGTTCCGCTGCCGCGCTGGTGATCTACCACGGCATGAAGGCCATCGCGAAGGCGCGCGGAACTGTGGCCGAGCCCGAAACGGAACAGGGCGTACTGCCTCCGGCGGTCAAGTCTGCGCTGAACGCGGCAGCGAAGCGGGGCCCGAGGAAGCGCTGA
- a CDS encoding malonic semialdehyde reductase codes for MTIAHEEAVIDSAAVDAIFAQARTANSFTGEVTEEQAQAIYELTKFGPTAFNSQPLRVTYVRSAEARATLVDALSRGNQAKTASAPLVAILSYDTDWAGKWDNFLPGYNAPKAMYDADPALAAATGNNNAHLQAGYFILAVRSLGFAAGPMTGADFAAIDAAFFPAGDQKSFLVVNIGQPGEEAWGEAKPKYSYSEAVRTV; via the coding sequence ATGACCATTGCCCATGAAGAAGCGGTTATCGATTCGGCAGCCGTCGACGCCATCTTTGCCCAGGCCCGCACCGCCAACTCCTTCACGGGTGAGGTGACCGAGGAGCAGGCCCAGGCCATCTACGAACTCACCAAGTTCGGCCCCACCGCGTTCAACTCGCAGCCGCTGCGCGTCACCTACGTCCGCTCGGCCGAGGCCCGCGCCACCTTGGTGGATGCCCTGTCCCGCGGCAACCAGGCCAAGACGGCTTCCGCGCCGCTCGTGGCCATCCTCAGCTACGACACCGACTGGGCCGGCAAGTGGGACAACTTCCTCCCCGGCTACAACGCCCCCAAGGCCATGTACGACGCCGACCCGGCCCTTGCCGCAGCCACGGGCAACAACAACGCCCACCTGCAGGCCGGCTACTTCATCCTGGCTGTCCGCTCGCTCGGCTTCGCCGCCGGTCCCATGACGGGCGCGGACTTCGCCGCGATCGACGCTGCCTTCTTCCCGGCCGGCGACCAGAAGAGCTTCCTGGTGGTCAACATCGGCCAGCCCGGTGAGGAAGCCTGGGGCGAGGCAAAGCCCAAGTACTCCTACAGCGAGGCCGTCCGCACCGTCTAA
- the pgm gene encoding phosphoglucomutase (alpha-D-glucose-1,6-bisphosphate-dependent), translating to MASRAGTVAQPQDLVDITALLDAYYDIAPDLSDPGQRVVFGTSGHRGSSLKASFNEPHIVAITQAIVEYRAAQGVTGPLFLAKDTHALSEPAQNSALEVLAANGVQVLVDARHGYTPTPALSHAILTYNRKAAPGAPQADGIVVTPSHNPPADGGFKYNPPHGGPADSDATGWIANRANELLENGLRGVKRIPLADAQAADTTGKFDFLSSYVDDLPSVLNLDAIREAGVRIGADPMGGASVDYWGEIAERHHLDLTVVNPTVDPQWAFMTLDWDEKIRMDCSSPSAMASLIQRMSAGGSTFDIATGNDADADRHGIVTPDGGLMNPNHYLAVAIDYLYRNRSGWNPASVVGKTLVSSSIIDRVAQSLGRKLVEVPVGFKWFVPGLLSGEGAFGGEESAGASFNKLDGSVWTTDKDGILLALLASEITAVTGKSPSQLYKGLTDQFGAPVYARIDAAATREQKAKLGKLSAADVTATSLAGEEITAKLTEAPGNGAPIGGLKVVTENAWFAARPSGTEDVYKIYAESFKGEEHLKQVQAEAKALVDSVIA from the coding sequence ATGGCTAGCCGCGCGGGTACAGTTGCCCAACCCCAGGACCTTGTTGACATCACTGCGCTCCTTGACGCGTATTACGACATCGCGCCGGACCTCAGTGATCCCGGCCAACGCGTGGTGTTCGGGACATCCGGGCACCGGGGATCCAGCCTCAAAGCGTCGTTCAATGAACCACACATCGTGGCCATCACCCAGGCCATCGTGGAGTACCGGGCGGCGCAGGGCGTCACCGGTCCGCTGTTCCTGGCCAAGGACACCCACGCACTGAGCGAGCCGGCACAGAACTCGGCCCTCGAGGTCCTCGCCGCCAACGGCGTCCAGGTGCTGGTCGACGCCCGGCACGGCTACACCCCCACGCCGGCGCTGAGCCACGCCATCCTTACGTACAACCGGAAGGCGGCGCCCGGGGCACCGCAGGCTGACGGCATCGTGGTGACGCCCAGCCACAACCCGCCGGCCGACGGCGGCTTCAAGTACAACCCCCCGCACGGCGGCCCCGCTGACTCGGACGCCACGGGCTGGATCGCCAACCGGGCCAACGAGCTGCTGGAAAACGGCCTGCGCGGTGTGAAGCGGATTCCGCTGGCCGACGCCCAGGCCGCGGACACCACCGGCAAGTTCGACTTCCTCAGCAGCTACGTGGACGACCTTCCGTCCGTCCTGAACCTGGACGCCATCCGCGAGGCCGGCGTCCGGATCGGGGCCGACCCCATGGGCGGGGCTTCCGTGGACTACTGGGGCGAGATCGCCGAGCGCCACCACCTGGACCTCACCGTAGTGAACCCCACGGTGGATCCGCAGTGGGCGTTCATGACCCTGGACTGGGACGAGAAGATCCGGATGGACTGCTCGTCGCCGTCGGCCATGGCATCGTTGATCCAGCGGATGTCTGCCGGCGGATCCACCTTCGATATCGCCACCGGCAATGACGCCGACGCCGACCGCCACGGCATCGTCACCCCTGACGGCGGGCTGATGAACCCCAACCACTACCTCGCCGTCGCCATCGACTACCTTTACCGCAACCGCAGCGGCTGGAACCCGGCCTCCGTGGTGGGCAAGACCCTGGTGTCCTCCTCCATCATCGACCGCGTGGCGCAGAGCCTGGGCCGCAAGCTCGTGGAGGTCCCGGTGGGCTTCAAGTGGTTCGTCCCCGGCCTGCTGTCCGGTGAAGGCGCGTTCGGCGGCGAGGAATCCGCCGGCGCCTCCTTCAACAAGCTGGACGGCAGCGTGTGGACCACGGACAAGGACGGCATCCTGCTGGCCCTGCTGGCGTCCGAGATCACCGCGGTCACGGGCAAGTCCCCGTCCCAGCTGTACAAGGGCCTGACCGACCAGTTCGGCGCCCCGGTCTACGCCCGGATCGACGCCGCCGCAACACGCGAGCAGAAGGCAAAGCTGGGCAAGCTGTCCGCTGCGGACGTCACCGCCACCTCGCTGGCAGGCGAGGAGATCACCGCCAAGCTCACCGAGGCGCCCGGCAACGGCGCACCCATCGGCGGCCTGAAGGTGGTCACCGAGAACGCCTGGTTCGCGGCCCGTCCGTCCGGCACCGAGGACGTGTACAAGATCTACGCCGAGTCCTTCAAGGGCGAGGAGCACCTGAAGCAGGTGCAGGCGGAGGCCAAGGCGCTGGTGGACAGCGTCATCGCCTAG
- a CDS encoding nuclease-related domain-containing protein: MGAGDGAAEQSRLAAERVARLKRRLDQAEHSTKAWDAGAVGERMVADKLSELVPRGWYVLHDVHWPGRPKANLDHVLVGPGGVVVVDSKNWTGEVRVASGVLWQGRYARTQAVEGALAQCAAVASVLAPPHRRLVRPLICMAAQPDLFGVTASDVAVVGSQRVVGAIEALPAVLDQQAVVGLYEELGRQLTHEQEPGITALRNVRPGTVVRPAGALPPTGPAVLPGSRAVSGDESARARSAARHPAGRALPPRETPAGQRASGAAGVPAKKRSARPPGAGRHGRNTKAQQHGSTSGGKLALLAAFVIFAVYILPYLAR, translated from the coding sequence ATGGGGGCAGGAGACGGGGCAGCGGAACAGTCCAGGCTTGCTGCCGAGCGCGTTGCACGGCTGAAGCGGCGGCTGGACCAGGCCGAACATTCCACCAAGGCATGGGACGCCGGCGCGGTGGGGGAGCGGATGGTGGCCGACAAGCTCAGCGAGCTGGTTCCCCGCGGCTGGTACGTCCTCCACGATGTCCATTGGCCGGGCAGGCCCAAGGCAAACCTGGACCATGTCCTGGTGGGCCCGGGCGGCGTGGTGGTGGTGGATTCGAAGAACTGGACCGGTGAAGTGCGGGTGGCTTCCGGGGTGCTGTGGCAGGGCCGTTACGCGCGGACCCAAGCGGTGGAGGGTGCCCTGGCCCAGTGTGCTGCTGTCGCCTCGGTGCTGGCTCCGCCGCACCGCAGGCTGGTGCGTCCGCTCATTTGCATGGCTGCGCAGCCGGACCTTTTCGGAGTGACGGCCTCGGACGTCGCCGTGGTGGGTTCCCAACGGGTTGTCGGGGCCATCGAGGCGTTGCCTGCCGTCCTCGACCAGCAGGCAGTCGTGGGCCTGTATGAGGAGCTGGGCCGGCAGCTTACGCATGAGCAGGAGCCGGGCATCACGGCCCTGCGCAACGTGCGCCCGGGAACGGTGGTGCGCCCGGCGGGTGCGCTGCCCCCAACGGGGCCCGCGGTACTCCCGGGAAGCAGGGCCGTCTCCGGCGACGAGTCCGCCAGGGCCCGCAGTGCAGCGCGGCACCCCGCCGGCCGGGCGCTGCCGCCACGGGAAACACCAGCAGGCCAGCGGGCCAGTGGGGCGGCTGGGGTGCCGGCAAAAAAGCGGTCAGCGCGACCGCCCGGTGCGGGGCGCCACGGCCGGAACACCAAAGCGCAGCAGCACGGCAGTACCAGCGGAGGAAAGCTGGCGCTGCTGGCTGCCTTCGTCATTTTCGCCGTCTATATCCTGCCCTACTTGGCCCGTTAG
- a CDS encoding GAF domain-containing protein, with the protein MAADPTGQVGWGPLPVTPEPVFDSKDVEDYLWEVTRDFMTGIKGERRGIGWAATLFRLGKARTLAASTEQAREADREQCSFADGPVMDAVRTGEFVLLSDLGRDRRWPGYSSAAAGHGVQSLLSVPILTEGATSAAITLYAASPHAFTSDDLMQSQSYVRQVSRALRVVVRTAERAEATAGLAVVQSSLVLVDLAVRSLMNEYGLTREGALRFLQTQALHHEVDLRDAALNVVAPGGVDRGGGQVPGRRQETFDGVAELPRPSAAGRDFPTGKSPRKEAAAGKEPPPAAEGRTA; encoded by the coding sequence ATGGCCGCTGATCCCACGGGGCAGGTTGGCTGGGGACCGCTTCCAGTTACCCCGGAGCCGGTATTCGACAGCAAGGACGTCGAAGACTACCTCTGGGAGGTCACCCGCGACTTCATGACGGGTATCAAAGGTGAGCGCCGCGGCATCGGCTGGGCGGCCACCCTCTTTCGCCTGGGCAAGGCACGCACCCTCGCGGCCAGTACGGAGCAGGCGCGCGAGGCCGACCGCGAACAGTGCTCGTTTGCCGACGGGCCGGTCATGGACGCCGTGCGCACCGGGGAATTCGTCCTGCTGTCCGACCTGGGCCGGGACCGGCGCTGGCCCGGCTATTCCAGCGCCGCCGCCGGCCATGGCGTGCAGTCCCTGCTTTCCGTCCCCATCCTTACCGAAGGCGCCACGAGCGCTGCCATCACCCTCTACGCAGCGTCCCCGCATGCCTTCACCAGCGACGACCTGATGCAGAGCCAAAGCTACGTACGCCAGGTGTCGCGGGCCCTGCGCGTCGTAGTGCGCACTGCGGAGCGCGCGGAAGCAACAGCCGGTCTCGCCGTCGTCCAAAGCTCGCTGGTCCTGGTGGACCTGGCGGTGCGCAGCCTCATGAACGAATACGGACTCACCCGCGAGGGTGCACTGCGGTTCCTGCAGACGCAGGCGCTGCACCACGAAGTGGACCTGCGGGACGCGGCACTGAACGTTGTGGCCCCCGGCGGCGTGGACCGCGGGGGCGGGCAGGTTCCAGGGCGGCGGCAGGAAACGTTCGACGGCGTGGCGGAGCTTCCGCGCCCGTCGGCGGCGGGGCGGGACTTTCCAACCGGAAAGTCGCCCCGGAAGGAAGCTGCGGCGGGGAAGGAACCCCCGCCGGCGGCGGAAGGAAGGACGGCATGA